A single genomic interval of Stenotrophomonas sp. ZAC14D1_NAIMI4_1 harbors:
- the dapF gene encoding diaminopimelate epimerase, which produces MSKAGCTALRFSKMHGAGNDFVVIDLRDGTPPPTPQLAARLADRHTGVGCDQILTIEAPRAEGSVASYRIWNADGSNSEQCGNGARCIAAWLVREGSAQGERFVIDSPLASHDVQVLGDGRFSVAMGVPAFEPAQVPLVGFAHPRDEYLMPLQGETVRFSAVSMGNPHAVIEVGLIDAAPVERVGSLLQQHASFPQSVNVGFAQVIGPDHARLRVYERGVGETLACGSGACAAAVTLMQRGRLQSDARISLPGGELRIQWPGDGQPVVMAGPTAFVFEGEWTA; this is translated from the coding sequence ATGAGTAAGGCCGGCTGCACGGCCCTGCGCTTCAGCAAGATGCACGGCGCGGGCAACGATTTCGTAGTGATCGATCTGCGTGACGGCACGCCGCCGCCCACCCCGCAGCTGGCCGCGCGCCTGGCCGACCGCCATACCGGCGTGGGCTGCGACCAGATCCTGACCATCGAGGCCCCGCGCGCGGAAGGCTCGGTGGCGTCCTACCGGATCTGGAATGCCGATGGCTCCAATTCCGAACAGTGCGGCAACGGCGCGCGCTGCATCGCCGCCTGGCTGGTGCGCGAGGGCAGTGCGCAGGGCGAGCGCTTCGTGATCGACAGCCCGCTGGCCAGCCACGACGTGCAGGTGCTGGGCGATGGCCGCTTCTCGGTGGCCATGGGCGTGCCGGCGTTCGAACCGGCGCAGGTGCCGCTGGTGGGCTTCGCCCATCCGCGCGACGAGTACCTGATGCCGCTGCAGGGCGAAACCGTGCGTTTCTCGGCGGTGTCGATGGGCAATCCGCATGCGGTCATCGAAGTGGGCCTGATCGATGCCGCACCGGTCGAGCGCGTCGGCTCGCTGCTGCAGCAGCATGCGTCGTTCCCGCAGTCGGTCAACGTGGGCTTCGCCCAGGTGATCGGCCCGGACCACGCGCGCCTGCGCGTGTACGAGCGGGGCGTGGGCGAAACCCTGGCCTGCGGCAGCGGTGCCTGTGCCGCCGCCGTCACCCTGATGCAGCGCGGCCGCCTGCAGAGCGATGCACGCATCAGCCTGCCCGGTGGCGAACTTCGCATCCAGTGGCCGGGCGACGGCCAGCCGGTGGTGATGGCCGGCCCGACCGCATTCGTCTTCGAAGGGGAGTGGACCGCATGA
- a CDS encoding lipoprotein: MKIPHRNAILIPLAAASLLFLSACGNKGPLVLPQKPVPVEETVEPAAAPEATPEATPEATQPTSDGSPSVTPDPIKPVDDGNE; encoded by the coding sequence ATGAAGATCCCCCATCGCAACGCCATCCTGATTCCGCTGGCAGCGGCCTCGCTGCTGTTCCTGTCCGCCTGTGGCAACAAGGGCCCGCTGGTACTGCCGCAGAAGCCTGTGCCGGTGGAAGAGACGGTCGAACCGGCCGCCGCGCCCGAAGCCACCCCGGAAGCCACGCCCGAAGCGACCCAGCCGACCAGCGACGGCAGCCCCTCGGTCACCCCGGACCCGATCAAGCCGGTGGACGATGGAAATGAGTAA
- a CDS encoding YbaN family protein, which produces MTAPAPPPPDDTPPPRVVRFRWAWWLLAYASLGTGIVGIFVPGLPTTVFILISAWAASRGSERLHNWLLQHPRFGPAIANWQAHGAVSRYGKWMATITMAVCAGIMLWCVPIAWVKWFSIGSMAVVAIWLWTRPLPPPAG; this is translated from the coding sequence ATGACCGCACCTGCGCCACCGCCTCCGGATGACACCCCGCCACCGCGCGTGGTGCGTTTCCGCTGGGCGTGGTGGCTGCTGGCCTACGCCAGCCTCGGCACCGGCATCGTCGGCATCTTCGTGCCGGGCCTGCCGACCACCGTATTCATCCTGATTTCGGCCTGGGCCGCCTCGCGCGGCTCCGAGCGCCTGCACAACTGGCTGCTGCAGCACCCGCGCTTCGGCCCGGCCATCGCCAACTGGCAGGCGCACGGCGCCGTCAGCCGCTACGGCAAGTGGATGGCCACGATCACCATGGCCGTGTGCGCCGGCATCATGCTGTGGTGCGTGCCGATCGCCTGGGTGAAGTGGTTCTCCATCGGCAGCATGGCCGTGGTGGCAATCTGGCTGTGGACGCGCCCGCTGCCCCCGCCGGCGGGGTAG
- a CDS encoding S9 family peptidase — MKSTLCLLLASLMTSTVTAATPPVPPDAAKHPHVVKAPFGATRNDDYYWLRDDKRENKDMLAYLQAENAYTDQLLAPLKPLEDTLYKEIVGRIKQDDASVPARERGYWYYSRYETGQDYPIHARRKGSMDAAEEILLDVNTMAAGKGYFSVGSMEVSQDNQLLAWADDDVGRRQYTIRFKDLATGKVLPDVITGSSGDLVWADDNRTVLYVENDPETLLTVRVKKHVLGTPASADTVVYEEKDDSFYMGIGRTRDDRFITIGVHSTVSSEERYAPASDPTTFTVLAPRQRDVEYDADHYDGRWVIRTNDGAKNFKLVTAPTDTTSRAQWKDWIAHDDAVFIEGFELFDAYTAIAERSEGLERIRLLFKDGRSDYVKADEPAYSTGLGDNTEADTPWLRYVYTSMTTPTTVFELNTATGERRQLKVQPVIGYDASKYETDRVWITARDGVKVPVSLVYRKGYQKDGTGALFQYAYGSYGMSMDPYFNQTAVSLLDRGVVYAIAHIRGGQEMGRDWYENGKLLHKQNTFNDFIDVTRGLVAQGWAAKDRVAASGGSAGGLLMGAVANQAPQDYRVMMAQVPFVDVVTTMLDPTIPLTTNEYDEWGNPEQKSYYDYMLSYSPYDNVKQQAYPALFVGTGLWDSQVQYWEPAKWVAKLRDDNTGHYPIVFRTNMEAGHGGKSGRFQRYRELSESYAFVLQQLGIVQP; from the coding sequence ATGAAATCCACCCTCTGCCTGTTGCTTGCCAGCCTGATGACCAGCACCGTTACCGCCGCCACCCCGCCCGTTCCGCCGGATGCCGCCAAGCACCCGCACGTGGTCAAGGCGCCGTTCGGCGCCACCCGCAACGACGACTACTACTGGCTGCGCGACGACAAGCGCGAGAACAAGGACATGCTGGCCTATCTGCAGGCCGAGAATGCCTACACCGACCAGCTGCTGGCGCCGCTGAAGCCGCTGGAAGACACCCTGTACAAGGAGATCGTCGGCCGCATCAAGCAGGACGATGCCAGCGTGCCGGCGCGCGAGCGCGGCTACTGGTACTACAGCCGCTACGAGACCGGCCAGGATTACCCCATCCACGCGCGCCGCAAGGGCAGCATGGATGCCGCCGAGGAAATCCTGCTGGACGTCAATACGATGGCCGCCGGCAAGGGCTACTTCAGCGTCGGTTCGATGGAGGTGAGCCAGGACAACCAGCTGCTGGCCTGGGCCGACGATGATGTCGGCCGCCGCCAGTACACGATCCGCTTCAAGGACCTGGCCACTGGCAAGGTGCTGCCCGACGTCATCACCGGCAGCTCCGGCGACCTGGTCTGGGCCGACGACAACCGCACCGTGCTGTATGTCGAGAACGATCCGGAAACGCTGCTGACCGTGCGGGTGAAGAAGCACGTGCTGGGCACCCCGGCCAGCGCCGACACCGTCGTCTATGAAGAGAAGGACGACAGCTTCTACATGGGCATCGGCCGCACCCGCGACGATCGCTTCATCACCATCGGCGTGCACAGCACCGTGTCCTCGGAAGAGCGCTACGCGCCGGCCAGCGACCCGACGACCTTCACCGTACTGGCGCCGCGCCAGCGTGACGTCGAGTACGACGCCGACCACTACGATGGCCGCTGGGTGATCCGCACCAACGATGGCGCGAAGAACTTCAAGCTGGTCACCGCCCCGACCGATACCACCTCCCGCGCGCAGTGGAAGGACTGGATCGCGCACGACGATGCGGTGTTCATCGAAGGCTTCGAGCTGTTCGATGCGTACACCGCCATTGCCGAGCGTTCCGAAGGCCTGGAGCGCATCCGCCTGCTGTTCAAGGATGGCCGCAGCGATTACGTGAAGGCCGACGAGCCGGCGTATTCGACGGGCCTGGGCGACAACACCGAGGCCGATACGCCGTGGCTGCGTTACGTCTACACCTCGATGACCACCCCGACCACGGTGTTCGAGCTGAACACCGCCACCGGCGAGCGCCGCCAGCTGAAGGTGCAGCCGGTGATCGGCTATGACGCCTCGAAGTACGAAACCGACCGCGTCTGGATCACCGCGCGCGACGGGGTGAAGGTGCCGGTGTCGCTGGTCTACCGCAAGGGCTACCAGAAGGACGGCACGGGCGCGCTGTTCCAGTACGCCTACGGCAGCTACGGCATGTCGATGGACCCGTACTTCAACCAGACGGCGGTGAGCCTGCTTGACCGTGGCGTGGTGTATGCCATCGCCCATATCCGCGGTGGCCAGGAGATGGGCCGCGACTGGTACGAGAACGGCAAGCTGCTGCACAAGCAGAACACCTTCAACGACTTCATCGACGTCACCCGCGGCCTGGTGGCCCAGGGCTGGGCGGCGAAGGATCGAGTGGCCGCCTCCGGTGGCAGCGCCGGCGGCCTGCTGATGGGCGCGGTGGCCAACCAGGCGCCGCAGGATTACCGGGTGATGATGGCGCAGGTGCCGTTCGTCGACGTGGTCACCACCATGCTCGACCCGACCATCCCGCTGACCACCAACGAGTACGACGAGTGGGGCAACCCGGAGCAGAAGTCGTACTACGACTACATGCTGTCCTACTCGCCCTACGACAACGTCAAGCAGCAGGCCTATCCGGCGCTGTTCGTCGGTACCGGCCTGTGGGATTCGCAGGTGCAGTACTGGGAACCGGCCAAGTGGGTGGCCAAGCTGCGTGATGACAACACCGGGCATTACCCGATCGTGTTCCGCACCAACATGGAAGCTGGCCACGGCGGCAAGTCCGGGCGCTTCCAGCGCTACCGCGAGCTGTCCGAGTCGTACGCGTTCGTGCTGCAGCAGCTGGGCATCGTCCAGCCGTGA
- a CDS encoding pyridoxal phosphate-dependent aminotransferase has translation MSTLPHTPGYSRRSHEIAPFHVMSLLARAQALEQAGHDVIHLEIGEPDFTTAEPVVRAGQAALAAGHTRYTAARGLPALRQAISGFYRSHYALDIDPERILVTPGGSGALLLASSLLVDPGRHWLLADPGYPCNRHFLRLVEGGAQLVPVGPDTAYQLTPSVVEQHWNADSVGALVASPANPTGTVLSADELSALSTSLHARGGHLVVDEIYHGLTYGLDAPSVLQVDDSAFVLNSFSKYFGMTGWRLGWLVAPPAAVPDLEKLAQNLYISASSIAQHAALACFSEESMAIFEQRREAFRQRRDFLLPALRELGFRIEVEPQGAFYLYADVSAFTDDAQAFCAHFLETEHVAFTPGLDFGFHRANQHVRLAYTQEVPRLQEAVERIARGLKRFR, from the coding sequence ATGAGTACCCTGCCCCACACGCCGGGCTACAGCCGGCGCAGCCATGAAATCGCCCCGTTCCACGTGATGTCCCTGCTGGCCCGCGCGCAGGCGCTGGAACAGGCGGGCCACGATGTGATCCACCTGGAGATCGGCGAACCGGACTTCACCACCGCCGAGCCGGTCGTGCGCGCCGGCCAGGCCGCACTGGCCGCCGGCCACACCCGCTACACCGCCGCACGCGGCCTGCCCGCGCTGCGCCAGGCCATCAGCGGTTTCTACCGCAGCCACTACGCGCTGGATATCGACCCCGAACGCATCCTGGTCACCCCCGGTGGTTCCGGTGCGCTTCTGCTGGCCAGCAGCCTGCTGGTCGACCCGGGCCGCCACTGGCTGCTGGCCGACCCCGGCTACCCCTGCAACCGCCACTTCCTGCGCCTGGTGGAAGGCGGCGCGCAGCTGGTGCCGGTTGGCCCGGATACGGCCTACCAGCTGACGCCCTCGGTGGTGGAACAGCACTGGAACGCCGACAGCGTCGGTGCGCTGGTTGCTTCTCCGGCCAATCCGACCGGCACGGTGCTGTCGGCCGATGAGCTGTCCGCCCTGTCGACATCGCTGCATGCGCGCGGCGGCCACCTGGTGGTGGATGAGATCTACCACGGCCTGACCTATGGCCTGGATGCGCCCAGCGTGCTGCAGGTGGATGACAGCGCGTTCGTGCTGAACAGCTTCTCCAAGTACTTCGGCATGACCGGCTGGCGGCTCGGCTGGCTGGTGGCACCGCCGGCGGCCGTGCCTGATCTGGAGAAGCTGGCGCAGAACCTGTACATCAGCGCGTCGAGCATCGCCCAGCACGCCGCCCTCGCCTGTTTCAGCGAGGAATCGATGGCGATCTTCGAGCAGCGCCGCGAGGCGTTCCGCCAGCGCCGCGATTTCCTGCTGCCCGCACTGCGCGAGCTGGGCTTCCGCATCGAGGTGGAGCCGCAGGGCGCGTTCTACCTGTATGCCGATGTCAGCGCCTTCACTGATGATGCGCAGGCGTTCTGCGCGCACTTCCTGGAAACCGAGCACGTGGCGTTCACCCCGGGCCTGGATTTCGGCTTCCATCGCGCGAACCAGCATGTGCGGCTGGCCTATACGCAGGAAGTGCCGCGGTTGCAGGAGGCGGTGGAGCGCATTGCGCGTGGGTTGAAGCGATTCCGGTAG
- a CDS encoding prolyl oligopeptidase family serine peptidase, whose translation MSRLASACLLAGMMTAASVGTAVAAEETDRYAWLEDVTGDKPLSWVKEQNAKSEGRLAQTPAFKQMEASIREVLDSDAKIPGVQKIGDYYYNFWKDQQHERGLWRRTTLAEYRKASPQWETVLDLDALNKAEGENWVWHGADCLRPDYSRCLIALSRGGADADVTREFDLANKTWIKDGFFRPESKGGLGWIDRDSVFVYTDFGAGSMTTSGYPRVAKLWKRGTPLASASVVYEGKPEDMYIAAMHDDTPGFERNLVSRTLAFYNNEVYLRADNGTLTKIDAPNSAEKGLHKQWLTLELRDPWTVGGKTYASGSLLATQLDDFLAGKRDFEVLFTPTATTSLAGATWTKSHLVLNVLDDVKNRLSVLTPGASGWQKSEFVGAPAFGTLAVGAVDSNDSDAVWLTATDYLTPTTLALAEIGKAPETLKTMPAFFDAEGKVIEQHFATSKDGTRVPYFVVHDKAMKLDGSNPTLLYGYGGFEISLTPSYSGGMGRAWLEKGGVYVVANIRGGGEYGPRWHQAALKQNRHKAYEDMAAVAQDLVKRKITTAKHLGVQGGSNGGLLTGNMLTQYPELFGAVVVQVPLLDMKRYSHLLAGASWMAEYGNPDTSDWEFIKTFSPYHLFDAKKTYPPVLFTTSTRDDRVHPGHARKMAAKMIDAGKDVTYYENIEGGHGGAANNAQAAHMSALAYSFLWERLGGK comes from the coding sequence ATGTCACGACTCGCTTCCGCCTGCCTGTTGGCCGGCATGATGACCGCTGCTTCGGTGGGGACCGCCGTGGCCGCTGAAGAAACCGACCGTTACGCCTGGCTGGAGGACGTCACCGGCGACAAGCCGCTGTCCTGGGTCAAGGAACAGAATGCCAAGTCCGAGGGCCGCCTGGCGCAGACCCCGGCCTTCAAGCAGATGGAAGCCAGCATCCGCGAGGTGCTCGATTCGGACGCCAAGATCCCCGGCGTGCAGAAGATCGGCGACTACTACTACAACTTCTGGAAGGACCAGCAGCACGAGCGCGGCCTGTGGCGCCGCACCACCCTGGCCGAGTACCGCAAGGCCTCGCCGCAGTGGGAAACCGTGCTCGACCTGGATGCACTGAACAAGGCCGAGGGCGAGAACTGGGTCTGGCACGGCGCCGACTGCCTGCGTCCGGATTACAGCCGTTGCCTGATCGCGCTGTCGCGCGGCGGCGCCGATGCCGATGTCACCCGCGAATTCGACCTGGCCAACAAGACCTGGATCAAGGACGGTTTCTTCCGCCCCGAATCCAAGGGCGGGCTGGGCTGGATCGACCGCGACTCGGTGTTCGTCTACACCGATTTCGGCGCCGGTTCGATGACCACCTCCGGCTACCCGCGCGTTGCCAAGCTGTGGAAGCGCGGCACGCCGCTGGCGTCGGCCAGCGTGGTCTATGAAGGCAAGCCGGAAGACATGTACATCGCGGCGATGCACGATGACACCCCGGGCTTCGAGCGCAACCTGGTCAGCCGCACGCTGGCGTTCTACAACAACGAGGTCTACCTGCGCGCCGACAACGGCACGCTGACCAAGATCGACGCGCCGAACTCGGCCGAAAAGGGCCTGCACAAGCAGTGGCTGACCCTGGAACTGCGCGATCCGTGGACCGTGGGCGGCAAGACCTACGCCTCCGGTTCGCTGCTGGCGACCCAGCTGGACGACTTCCTGGCGGGCAAGCGTGATTTCGAAGTCCTGTTCACCCCGACCGCGACCACCTCGCTGGCCGGTGCGACCTGGACCAAGAGCCACCTCGTGCTGAACGTGCTGGATGACGTCAAGAACCGCCTGTCGGTGCTGACCCCGGGCGCCAGCGGCTGGCAGAAGAGCGAGTTCGTCGGTGCACCGGCCTTCGGCACCCTGGCCGTGGGCGCGGTGGACAGCAACGACAGCGATGCGGTGTGGCTGACCGCCACCGATTACCTGACCCCGACCACCCTGGCCCTGGCCGAGATCGGCAAGGCCCCGGAAACGCTGAAGACCATGCCGGCCTTCTTCGATGCCGAGGGCAAGGTGATCGAGCAGCACTTCGCCACCAGCAAGGACGGCACCCGCGTGCCGTACTTCGTGGTGCACGACAAGGCGATGAAGCTGGACGGTTCCAACCCGACCCTGCTGTACGGCTACGGTGGCTTCGAGATCTCGCTGACCCCGAGCTACTCCGGTGGCATGGGCCGCGCCTGGCTGGAGAAGGGCGGCGTGTACGTGGTCGCCAACATCCGTGGCGGTGGCGAGTACGGCCCGCGCTGGCACCAGGCGGCACTGAAGCAGAACCGTCACAAGGCCTATGAAGACATGGCCGCGGTGGCGCAGGATCTGGTCAAGCGCAAGATCACCACGGCCAAGCACCTGGGCGTGCAGGGCGGCAGCAACGGTGGCCTGCTCACCGGCAACATGCTCACCCAGTACCCGGAACTGTTCGGTGCGGTGGTGGTGCAGGTGCCGCTGCTGGACATGAAGCGCTACAGCCACCTGCTGGCCGGTGCTTCGTGGATGGCCGAGTACGGCAACCCGGACACCAGCGACTGGGAGTTCATCAAGACCTTCTCGCCGTACCACCTGTTCGACGCGAAGAAGACCTACCCGCCGGTGCTGTTCACCACCTCCACGCGCGATGACCGCGTGCACCCGGGCCACGCCCGCAAGATGGCGGCGAAGATGATCGATGCCGGCAAGGACGTGACCTACTACGAGAACATCGAAGGTGGCCACGGCGGCGCAGCCAACAACGCGCAGGCCGCACACATGTCGGCCCTGGCCTACAGCTTCCTGTGGGAGCGGTTGGGCGGCAAGTAA
- a CDS encoding lipocalin family protein — MSSIRPFCAVLLALSLGGPALAASDPPSPRASASGASEYGAPIDLQRFMGTWYVIGRVPNFIERGHVASVNEYTLREDNKVGIVYRYRDGFSAPQQEVRARASVDADSGNHAWRTWFYRIVPTHSRVLEVAPDYSWAMIGYPGREMAWIFSRQPDMDKALYKELAERLRDEYGVNTDKLKRVPQHPDQVGKLGYEVPNVR; from the coding sequence ATGTCCTCGATCCGCCCGTTCTGCGCCGTGTTGCTGGCTCTGTCCCTTGGAGGCCCCGCGCTGGCCGCCAGCGACCCGCCGTCACCCCGCGCCAGCGCATCGGGGGCATCCGAATATGGTGCGCCGATCGACCTGCAGCGCTTCATGGGCACGTGGTATGTGATCGGCCGCGTGCCGAACTTCATCGAACGCGGGCACGTGGCCAGCGTCAACGAGTACACGCTGCGCGAAGACAACAAGGTGGGCATCGTCTACCGCTACCGCGATGGCTTCAGTGCGCCCCAGCAGGAAGTGCGCGCACGCGCCAGCGTCGACGCCGACAGTGGCAACCACGCCTGGCGCACCTGGTTCTACCGGATCGTGCCGACCCATTCGCGCGTGCTGGAAGTGGCCCCGGACTATTCGTGGGCGATGATCGGCTACCCGGGCCGGGAAATGGCCTGGATCTTCTCGCGCCAGCCGGACATGGACAAAGCGCTGTACAAGGAGCTGGCCGAGCGCCTGCGCGACGAGTACGGCGTCAACACTGACAAGCTCAAGCGCGTGCCGCAGCACCCCGACCAGGTGGGCAAGCTGGGTTACGAAGTCCCGAACGTGCGTTGA
- a CDS encoding methionine ABC transporter permease, with the protein MIVATAEGFFRHLDADKWVDIGKATIETLLMMAGSLPLTLAIGLPMGVLLYVFGAPQMKRRPLAYGVLAIVVNLLRSVPFIILMVVLIPVSLWLMGQSIGVLGTLPALVIGAAPFYARLVETALREVDRGVVEAAQSMGATTWQLVTRVLLPEARPGLIAAATVTTVALVGFTAMGGAIGSGGLGDLALREGYQRNRTDVALVTVVVLLILVQLLQMLGDRLVAHYTRK; encoded by the coding sequence ATGATCGTCGCCACTGCTGAAGGTTTTTTCCGCCACCTGGATGCGGACAAGTGGGTGGATATCGGCAAGGCCACCATCGAGACGCTGCTGATGATGGCCGGCTCGCTGCCGCTGACCCTGGCCATCGGCCTGCCGATGGGCGTGCTGCTGTATGTGTTCGGTGCGCCGCAGATGAAGCGCCGGCCGCTGGCCTATGGCGTGCTGGCGATCGTGGTGAACCTGCTGCGCTCGGTGCCCTTCATCATCCTGATGGTGGTGCTGATTCCGGTGTCGCTGTGGTTGATGGGCCAGTCGATCGGCGTGCTCGGCACGTTGCCGGCGCTGGTGATCGGTGCGGCGCCGTTCTATGCGCGCCTGGTGGAAACCGCGCTGCGGGAAGTGGACCGTGGCGTGGTCGAGGCGGCGCAGTCGATGGGTGCCACCACCTGGCAGCTGGTGACCCGGGTGCTGCTGCCCGAAGCCCGTCCGGGCCTGATCGCGGCCGCTACGGTCACCACCGTCGCCCTGGTCGGCTTCACCGCCATGGGCGGCGCGATCGGTTCGGGCGGCCTGGGCGACCTGGCGCTGCGCGAAGGCTACCAGCGCAACCGCACCGACGTGGCCCTGGTCACCGTGGTGGTGCTGCTGATCCTGGTGCAGCTGCTGCAGATGCTCGGCGACCGACTGGTCGCGCACTACACCCGCAAGTAA
- a CDS encoding methionine ABC transporter ATP-binding protein codes for MIEFQRLHKSYAVAGRQVSALQPLDLTIEAGEVFGIIGHSGAGKSTLIRMINRLEEPSGGRLLIGGEDITALDADGLRALRRRIGMIFQHFNLLSSRTVAGNVAFPLELGGMARAEIDARVAELLQTVGLQDHAAKYPAQLSGGQKQRVGIARALATRPQILLCDEATSALDPQTTASVLSLLSKINRELGLTIVLITHEMDVIRRVCDRVAVLDAGQLVETGPVTQVFLHPQHPTTRRFVSESEHVDEGTLHRDFDVVGGRIVRLTFLGGDTYEPLLGSVARQTGVDYNILSGRIDRIKDTPYGQLVVALVGGDQSAAQAAFVAAGVHVEELRR; via the coding sequence GTGATCGAGTTCCAGCGCCTGCACAAATCCTATGCCGTTGCCGGCCGCCAAGTCAGCGCGCTGCAACCGCTGGACCTGACCATCGAGGCCGGCGAAGTGTTCGGCATCATCGGCCATTCCGGCGCGGGCAAGTCGACCCTGATCCGCATGATCAACCGCCTGGAGGAGCCCAGCGGTGGGCGCCTGCTGATCGGCGGCGAAGACATCACCGCGCTGGATGCCGACGGGCTGCGCGCGCTGCGCCGGCGCATCGGCATGATCTTCCAGCACTTCAACCTGCTGTCCTCGCGCACCGTGGCCGGCAATGTGGCCTTCCCGCTGGAACTGGGCGGCATGGCCAGGGCCGAGATCGACGCGCGCGTGGCCGAGCTGCTGCAGACCGTGGGCCTGCAGGACCACGCGGCGAAGTATCCAGCGCAGCTGTCCGGCGGCCAGAAGCAGCGCGTGGGCATCGCCCGTGCGCTGGCGACCCGCCCGCAGATCCTGCTGTGCGACGAGGCCACCAGTGCGCTCGACCCGCAGACCACGGCGTCGGTGCTGTCGCTGCTGTCGAAGATCAACCGCGAGCTGGGCCTGACCATCGTGCTGATCACTCACGAGATGGATGTGATCCGTCGCGTCTGCGATCGCGTGGCCGTGCTCGATGCCGGGCAGCTGGTGGAAACCGGTCCGGTCACGCAGGTCTTCCTGCACCCGCAGCACCCGACCACGCGCCGCTTCGTCAGCGAATCGGAGCATGTGGACGAGGGCACGCTGCACCGTGATTTCGACGTGGTCGGCGGCCGCATCGTGCGCCTGACCTTCCTCGGCGGCGACACCTACGAGCCGTTGCTGGGCAGCGTGGCGCGGCAGACCGGCGTCGACTACAACATCCTGTCCGGCCGCATCGACCGGATCAAGGACACCCCGTATGGCCAGCTGGTGGTCGCCCTGGTGGGCGGTGACCAGTCCGCCGCGCAGGCCGCGTTCGTGGCTGCCGGCGTGCACGTTGAGGAACTGCGCCGATGA
- a CDS encoding DMT family transporter, with protein sequence MNAQRSPSRAVTWMVAAVACFSLMDAGMKQLSASYPSLEVTFLRGAASLPFVLVWVLASAGPRSLIPRRWGLHLLRGGLGMAMIGCFVFALRDLPLSSAYSIYFVAPLLIAALSVPLLGERVGPRRWVAIGVGLLGVIVVLRPGVDGFISIPGLMVLAAATAYAIAAITVSLLTRTDTSQSMVVWFLVIMAIGAGLLALPGWVPLQLAHAPLIAGMGLAGALGQIALTRAFQLGEASMIAPLEYSGLVWVIGWDLAFWGQLPDGYTWAGAAIIVASGLYLLHRERLNRVQPPKPLDHP encoded by the coding sequence ATGAACGCGCAACGCTCCCCCTCTCGCGCGGTGACCTGGATGGTCGCCGCCGTGGCCTGCTTCTCGCTGATGGACGCCGGCATGAAACAGCTGTCGGCCAGCTATCCGTCGCTGGAAGTCACTTTCCTGCGTGGCGCTGCCTCGCTGCCCTTCGTGCTGGTCTGGGTGCTGGCCAGCGCCGGCCCGCGTTCGCTCATTCCCCGCCGGTGGGGCCTGCACCTGCTGCGCGGCGGCCTGGGCATGGCGATGATCGGCTGCTTCGTGTTCGCCCTGCGCGATCTGCCGCTATCCAGCGCCTACAGCATCTACTTCGTGGCCCCGCTGCTGATCGCCGCCCTGTCGGTGCCGCTGCTGGGCGAGCGGGTCGGGCCGCGGCGCTGGGTGGCCATCGGCGTCGGCCTGCTGGGGGTGATCGTGGTGCTGCGGCCGGGCGTGGATGGTTTCATCTCCATCCCTGGCCTGATGGTGCTGGCGGCCGCCACGGCCTATGCCATCGCCGCGATCACGGTCAGCCTGCTGACCCGCACCGATACCTCGCAGTCGATGGTGGTCTGGTTCCTGGTCATCATGGCCATCGGCGCCGGTCTGCTGGCATTGCCGGGCTGGGTGCCGCTGCAGCTGGCCCATGCGCCGCTGATCGCCGGCATGGGCCTGGCCGGTGCGCTCGGGCAGATCGCCCTGACCCGCGCCTTCCAGCTGGGCGAGGCGTCGATGATCGCGCCGCTGGAATACAGCGGCCTGGTCTGGGTGATCGGCTGGGATCTGGCCTTCTGGGGCCAGCTGCCCGACGGTTACACCTGGGCCGGCGCAGCCATCATCGTGGCCTCGGGGCTGTACCTGCTGCACCGCGAGCGCCTGAACCGGGTGCAGCCGCCGAAGCCGCTGGACCATCCCTGA
- a CDS encoding YajQ family cyclic di-GMP-binding protein yields the protein MPSFDVVSEVDTHELTNAIDQANRELATRFDFKGVEAKFEREGDVINQTAPTEFQLKQMNDILRARLAARGIDVLSLEFGDIETNLAQARQKITVKQGIEQKIAKKIAAALKEAKLKVESQINGDKLRVQGKKRDDLQDAIAVLKAGKFELPLQFNNFRD from the coding sequence ATGCCTTCCTTCGACGTCGTGTCCGAAGTCGACACCCACGAACTGACCAACGCCATCGACCAGGCCAACCGTGAACTGGCCACCCGCTTCGACTTCAAGGGCGTGGAAGCCAAGTTCGAGCGCGAGGGCGATGTCATCAACCAGACCGCGCCGACCGAGTTCCAGCTCAAGCAGATGAACGACATCCTGCGCGCCCGCCTGGCCGCGCGCGGCATCGACGTGCTGAGCCTGGAGTTCGGCGACATCGAGACCAACCTGGCCCAGGCCCGGCAGAAGATCACCGTCAAGCAGGGCATCGAACAGAAGATCGCCAAGAAGATCGCGGCCGCGCTGAAGGAAGCCAAGCTGAAGGTCGAAAGCCAGATCAACGGCGACAAGCTGCGCGTGCAGGGCAAGAAGCGCGACGACCTGCAGGACGCCATCGCCGTGCTGAAGGCCGGCAAGTTCGAGCTGCCGCTGCAGTTCAACAACTTCCGCGATTGA